The Megalops cyprinoides isolate fMegCyp1 chromosome 9, fMegCyp1.pri, whole genome shotgun sequence genome has a window encoding:
- the zgc:153184 gene encoding capZ-interacting protein isoform X1, protein MEKNSPVNPSVAELTGKFKGYNMSTPTGIEEKIPVRRRPPCSLQLHSKRAEGHNEEEKPATVSPHPPKVKMRSSPLIEKLQANLTLAPTALLPPPKSPEVKLHPPPLSPDHGLSPPNHTLSPCSPASSSPSPTLSPSQHTDEEAPVSFENPPEGTVLPSFNKGRARLSIKRRLPTRQHRKSGGKEPGAEGGRASPCPSDFQHHSGGEEEGSKMDHKESERGQGSSSSLPEAKRQAEKRDSRGDSTGTGPPDEARRSASDDTEEQVATTEEIKPLGSGSTVELQREGEGEGIQVKPHPDDTTDDRNRASWKEEEEIQSQEEEGGEKKGITREKDKPPRTGD, encoded by the exons ATGGAG AAGAATTCTCCAGTCAACCCCTCTGTTGCTGAGCTGACAGGCAAGTTCAAAGGTTACAACATGTCCACGCCTACAGGAATCGAAGAG AAGATACCTGTCAGGAGACGCCCTCCGTgctccctgcagctgcacagcaaGAGGGCAGAGGGACACAATGAAGAGGAG AAACCTGCCACTGTTTCTCCACATCCTCCAAAAGTCAAGATGAGGAGCTCTCCCCTCATCGAGAAACTACAG GCCAATCTCACATTAGCCCCCACGGCCCTGCTACCTCCACCCAAGAGTCCAGAGGTGAAGCTGCAccccccgcctctctccccTGACCATGGTCTGAGTCCCCCTAACCATACCCTGAGCCCCTGCAGCCCTGCCTCAAGTAGCCCCAGTCCCACCTTGAGCCCTTCACAGCACACTGATGAGGAGGCCCCAGTCAGCTTTGAGAACCCCCCTGAGGGCACTGTTCTGCCCAGCTTCAACAAG gGTCGAGCACGTCTATCTATCAAGCGCCGGCTGCCCACACGACAGCACAGGAAGTCGGGTGGTAAAGAGCCAGGGGCCGAAGGAGGGAGGGCCTCCCCATGTCCATCGGATTTCCAGCATCAcagtgggggagaggaggaaggatcCAAGATGGACCACAAGGAGTCAGAGAGGGGTCAAGGAAGCTCCTCCTCCCTTCCTGAGGCTAAGAGGCAGGCTGAAAAGAGAGACAGTAGAGGGGACAGCACTGGGACAGGACCACCAGATGAAGCTCGAAGAAGTGCATCTGATGACACAGAAGAACAAGTGGCCACTACAGAAGAAATAAAGCCACTTGGAAGTGGTTCTACTGTTGAActacagagggagggggagggggaggggataCAAGTGAAGCCACACCCAGACGACACAACAGATGACAGGAATAGAGCTAGctggaaggaggaggaggagatacAGTcccaggaagaggagggaggggaaaagaaagggatCACCAGAGAGAAG GACAAACCCCCAAGAACTGGAGACTGA
- the zgc:153184 gene encoding capZ-interacting protein isoform X2, with translation MEKNSPVNPSVAELTGKFKGYNMSTPTGIEEIPVRRRPPCSLQLHSKRAEGHNEEEKPATVSPHPPKVKMRSSPLIEKLQANLTLAPTALLPPPKSPEVKLHPPPLSPDHGLSPPNHTLSPCSPASSSPSPTLSPSQHTDEEAPVSFENPPEGTVLPSFNKGRARLSIKRRLPTRQHRKSGGKEPGAEGGRASPCPSDFQHHSGGEEEGSKMDHKESERGQGSSSSLPEAKRQAEKRDSRGDSTGTGPPDEARRSASDDTEEQVATTEEIKPLGSGSTVELQREGEGEGIQVKPHPDDTTDDRNRASWKEEEEIQSQEEEGGEKKGITREKDKPPRTGD, from the exons ATGGAG AAGAATTCTCCAGTCAACCCCTCTGTTGCTGAGCTGACAGGCAAGTTCAAAGGTTACAACATGTCCACGCCTACAGGAATCGAAGAG ATACCTGTCAGGAGACGCCCTCCGTgctccctgcagctgcacagcaaGAGGGCAGAGGGACACAATGAAGAGGAG AAACCTGCCACTGTTTCTCCACATCCTCCAAAAGTCAAGATGAGGAGCTCTCCCCTCATCGAGAAACTACAG GCCAATCTCACATTAGCCCCCACGGCCCTGCTACCTCCACCCAAGAGTCCAGAGGTGAAGCTGCAccccccgcctctctccccTGACCATGGTCTGAGTCCCCCTAACCATACCCTGAGCCCCTGCAGCCCTGCCTCAAGTAGCCCCAGTCCCACCTTGAGCCCTTCACAGCACACTGATGAGGAGGCCCCAGTCAGCTTTGAGAACCCCCCTGAGGGCACTGTTCTGCCCAGCTTCAACAAG gGTCGAGCACGTCTATCTATCAAGCGCCGGCTGCCCACACGACAGCACAGGAAGTCGGGTGGTAAAGAGCCAGGGGCCGAAGGAGGGAGGGCCTCCCCATGTCCATCGGATTTCCAGCATCAcagtgggggagaggaggaaggatcCAAGATGGACCACAAGGAGTCAGAGAGGGGTCAAGGAAGCTCCTCCTCCCTTCCTGAGGCTAAGAGGCAGGCTGAAAAGAGAGACAGTAGAGGGGACAGCACTGGGACAGGACCACCAGATGAAGCTCGAAGAAGTGCATCTGATGACACAGAAGAACAAGTGGCCACTACAGAAGAAATAAAGCCACTTGGAAGTGGTTCTACTGTTGAActacagagggagggggagggggaggggataCAAGTGAAGCCACACCCAGACGACACAACAGATGACAGGAATAGAGCTAGctggaaggaggaggaggagatacAGTcccaggaagaggagggaggggaaaagaaagggatCACCAGAGAGAAG GACAAACCCCCAAGAACTGGAGACTGA
- the mlnr gene encoding growth hormone secretagogue receptor type 1 yields the protein MEEPHLEDQHHYGGSLFPKSTLIPVTIVCLLLFLVGVTGNTMTILIIQRFKDMKTTTNLYLSSMAVSDLVIFLSLPFDLYRLWKYVPWVFGELVCRLSHYINEGCTYATILHITALSMERYLAICFPLKAKVVVTKRRVKYVILALWAFALLSAAPMLVLVGVEYENDTHPDYNTRQCKHTSYAVSSGLLHTMIWVSTAYFFCPMFCLVFLYGSIGRKLWKSKNDLQGPNTMGRERSNKQTVKILAVVVLAFAICWLPFHIGRNLFTHVDDYFTAKLSQNFNVASMVLFYLSASINPVLYNLMSRKYRAAARRLFFGRHRHHPTSRRQMSTRDDIATCDETLTGV from the exons ATGGAGGAGCCCCATCTGGAGGACCAGCACCACTACGGTGGCTCCCTGTTCCCCAAATCCACGCTCATCCCCGTGACCATCGTCTGCCTCCTGCTGTTCCTGGTGGGGGTGACCGGCAACACCATGACCATCCTGATCATCCAGCGCTTCAAGGACATGAAGACCACCACCAACCTCTACCTGTCCAGCATGGCCGTGTCTGACCTGGTCATCTTCCTCAGCCTGCCCTTCGACCTGTACCGCCTCTGGAAGTACGTGCCCTGGGTGTTCGGGGAGCTGGTGTGCCGGCTCTCGCACTACATCAACGAGGGCTGCACCTATGCCACCATCCTGCACATCACCGCCCTCAGCATGGAGCGCTACCTGGCCATCTGCTTCCCACTCAAGGCCAAGGTGGTGGTGACCAAGCGGCGGGTCAAGTATGTCATCCTGGCACTGTGGGCATTCGCACTGCTCTCCGCGGCCCCCATGCTCGTCCTGGTCGGGGTGGAGTACGAAAACGACACGCACCCGGACTACAACACGCGGCAGTGCAAGCACACCAGCTACGCCGTCTCCTCCGGCCTCCTGCACACCATGATCTGGGTCTCCACCGCCTACTTCTTCTGCCCCATGTTCTGCCTCGTCTTCCTCTACGGCTCCATCGGACGCAAGCTGTGGAAGAGCAAGAACGACCTGCAGGGACCCAACACCATGGGGAGGGAGAGGTCCAACAAGCAGACCGTCAAAATCCTGG CGGTGGTAGTGCTCGCCTTCGCCATCTGCTGGCTGCCCTTCCACATCGGCCGGAACCTCTTCACCCACGTGGACGACTACTTCACGGCCAAGCTGAGCCAGAACTTCAATGTGGCCTCCATGGTGCTCTTCTACCTGAGCGCCTCCATCAACCCCGTGCTCTACAACCTCATGTCACGCAAGTACCGGGCCGCCGCCCGCCGGCTCTTCTTTGGCCGCCACCGGCACCACCCCACCAGCCGGAGGCAGATGTCCACGAGGGACGACATTGCCACCTGCGACGAGACCCTGACAGGGGTTTAG